From Strigops habroptila isolate Jane chromosome 1, bStrHab1.2.pri, whole genome shotgun sequence, a single genomic window includes:
- the LOC115612804 gene encoding uncharacterized protein LOC115612804, whose amino-acid sequence MQSFEDLESEIQSKEENKQKMLTLGKSYDTVSGKIVTMTSKAKEGEKAVQPSVEALQKMEREVQESVKIIPVVSEYEILKPVTDEKARWGSDVQSTKRKMSDSLTPIKEAELQLKSPEEESLKKTLKMDQDLQLHGTLGSLQHGKAEKQLGSEAIKAGAFARRDKSLSEWRYSREQPFTIATAHYVTESSASKVVVTSGFDFTPWFKD is encoded by the coding sequence ATGCAGAGCTTTGAGGACTTGGAAAGTGAAATACAATCCAAAGAGGAGAATAAGCAGAAAATGCTCACTCTAGGAAAGTCTTATGATACCGTATCCGGGAAAATTGTAACTATGACAAGTAAAGCTAAAGAGGGTGAGAAAGCAGTACAGCCTTCAGTAGAAGCTTTGcaaaaaatggaaagggaagTGCAAGAATCTGTGAAAATCATTCCCGTAGTGTCCGAGTATGAAATCCTCAAGCCTGTCACTGATGAGAAAGCCAGGTGGGGATCCGACGTGCAgagcacaaaaagaaagatgtctGACTCTTTGACACCCATAAAGGAAGCAGAATTACAGTTAAAAAGTCCTGAAGAGGAGAGTTTGAAAAAGACACTCAAGATGGACCAGGATTTGCAGTTACATGGTACACTGGGAAGCTTGCAGCatggcaaagcagaaaaacaacttGGCAGTGAAGCTATAAAAGCAGGGGCATTTGCCCGGAGAGATAAGAGCCTGTCTGAGTGGAGATATTCCAGAGAACAGCCATTTACCATTGCTACTGCTCACTATGTTACTGAGTCGTCTGCGTCCAAAGTAGTGGTAACAAGTGGCTTTGACTTCACGCCATGGTTTAAAGATTAA